Proteins encoded within one genomic window of Oncorhynchus keta strain PuntledgeMale-10-30-2019 chromosome 12, Oket_V2, whole genome shotgun sequence:
- the LOC118390923 gene encoding myelin protein zero-like protein 1 isoform X3, producing MELRRTNPACNCVLLCGITLCLIFGINRTFAIELYAPAEVLVENGTTGILKCSFKSREVISSAATVIWSFCPAGSDAGSAVSIFYYTSANHYPGSVAQFKDRVKWAGDLNKKDASVHLIEAQFNDNGTYSCAVINPPDISGTAAQTQLKVVIKESLPQDNTAVVVAAVCGAVIGLILISVVTCLIIKRHQTTHEYEGTASIRQGMDSTWCQRHSTGMLAHVKGT from the exons ATGGAGTTAAGACGGACAAACCCAGCGTGCAATTGTGTTTTACTATGTGGAATAACCTTATGTCTTATTTTCG GTATAAATCGAACATTCGCTATAGAGTTGTACGCCCCGGCGGAAGTGCTGGTTGAGAATGGCACCACGGGGATCCTCAAGTGTTCCTTCAAGTCCAGGGAAGTGATCAGCAGTGCAGCCACAGTCATCTGGTCGTTTTGCCCGGCGGGATCCGATGCCGGAAGCGCTGTTTCC atTTTCTATTACACTTCTGCAAACCACTACCCAGGGAGTGTGGCTCAATTCAAAGACAGGGTGAAATGGGCGGGAGACCTGAACAAAAAAGATGCCTCAGTCCATTTAATTGAGGCGCAGTTCAACGACAATGGCACCTACTCATGTGCCGTGATTAACCCGCCtgacatatctggcactgccgCTCAGACACAGCTCAAGGTCGTCATCAAAG AGTCTCTCCCTCAAGACAACACGGCCGTCGTAGTGGCCGCCGTGTGTGGCGCCGTCATTGGGCTTATCCTCATCTCTGTGGTTACCTGCCTGATCATCAAGAGGCATCAAACCACCCATGAATACGAAGG aacagcctcaattcgtcagggcatggattctacatGGTGTCAaaggcattccacagggatgctggcccatgttaaaggaacttaa